The Acidobacteriota bacterium genome includes a region encoding these proteins:
- a CDS encoding amino acid adenylation domain-containing protein codes for MTVTSPPTLAGYPLSPQQSRLWSLPGGRDRRTVLRLEVTGMADGARLRGALEEAVRAHEVLTAAFREPPELGVAVQVPGELSPEVTLLALGDGGEEPTSAVERLWRREREAGPGPLRAALAPLGDGRWAVVVGMASLGADAASARALAASLAAALAGELEPGIQYAQYAAWLEEMAASEEGRQAAAHWQGLTPAPPPRLPLAGRGPRPGGRLRVTVPLAEAALDELETVARRAAGKGAEGAIWPALWSELLVRFDASPAAGPWSLRMIAESRRFAELEGMPGLLERDLPVIAEPAGGEAVAVAVRRWQERLAEAEEWADGYAAAGRDAGGMPNGQAVGFERVELGDAFEAGEATVRAADVECEVAPIALRLRRVASARGGSLELVADGEVWAEAAVEELAAALASLGRQALDRPEVPLGQLSAVGEAAGRRLLAWSRGADPVEFVPVPRRIAALAARRPAAPAVEDPELGTLTYEEFRRRAAAGARLLRRKGVRDEDIVAVLASPGAPAAVAVFAVLEARAACLPLDPEHPPARLAHAVRDAGCRLLVSAADQPVPEVLAELERVDLADSALAETGDGSETEGEEAGSPAPCAESLALVIYTSGSTGEPKGVMVPHGALDAYLTWARTTYAAEPGPVPLHGSLAFDLAVTSLLTPLLAGGTLVPVPPRPGAEGLVRLLAERDGFRFLKLTPSHLRLLAAARPQGAGAPAEGLVVGGEALHGADLEGWSDRPVWNEYGPTECTVGCIAGRAGDSPWQSDAVPIGAPIAGARAHVLDRVGSPVPAGAAGELYVGGSGVTRGYLGRPGQTAVRFLPDPFAGEPGARLYRTGDRARWLPDGQLEFLGRADDQIKVRGVRIEPGEVEAALATHSGVVEAAAALHGDGNDSGADVRLVAFYVPTSPESPVAVGDLRAHLAAWLPEPALPAAFVPLAALPRTAAGKLDRAALPEAGAQAGGDGGMPRTVEEELLAAAWCRALGIDRVGIDDDFFALGGDSIRAIPAVSLAQERGIELTLPDLFEHRTVRRLAAALAERRPAPPAAPPEPFSWLTPADRERLPDGLEDAYPLSRLQAGMIFHLAARPEAGRYHDVFCYQLRVDFDARALHRAVELLVARHPALRTRFDLTGFSEPLQLVERRGEAALEIFDLRPTPASERPALAADWIEQERRRGFDPTRQPLIRLAVHRWNDDEMQLSVSFHHAILDGWSDATLLLELALGYGRLRQGFEPLETVPASRHRDFVALERQALEDGEHEAYWRRRLTGLASAELPGRVRREGKAGAEEAGSSLSAPRWLTVPVAPELSDGLERTARRAGVPLKSVLLAAHLRALAVLTGEPDVVTCITVNGRPESADGERVLGLFLNSMPLRLRLTGGRWIDLARRAFEIERTALPFRRYPLSEIQRLTGGVRLAEASFYFTNYHLMSRLDELPDLEVLDIDFHEATSFPLVANFHVDPFTHRVRVELTFDRERFGREQSNVAGEIYRQVLEAVAGEPEGRHETLWPLGDEERRRLAAWSGTEVEASPSAEMVAERFFAHAAKAPDAAALISADGETWSYRRLARRAGGYALRLQEAGAGCDRVVAIDLPRGPEAVAAILGTLAAGAAYLPLDRSHPSRRRSALAADAGVVAVIVPDATALGLGRDEIAPPTGAEVVASASVVGAEVEPRSVPPEALAYVLYTSGSSGRPKGVEVSRAALATYLDRAGEHYGSGGEALSAVAGTSLAFDLTVTSVLLPLVTGGSVRLAAEGVGIGPLAEAATAAGEGALLKLTPAHARLLAEEIDPAAGPATLILGGEALDGSALASWRQRAPETRVFNEYGPTEATVGCIVHSIRAADLGDGAVPIGRPLPGVRAVVSDAFGHPAPPGVAGELRLGGQGLARGYRGRPARTAAAFVPDPAATEPGARMYRTGDRVRFAADGELEYLGRIDRQVKVAGVRIEPGEVEAALCQSPKVAAAVVAGRPGADGEMRLIAWAVPADDGLPSLEALRRHLADRLPEAMVPAAIVPLAELPLDDRGKIDLAALPSPESARLGVRTPYVAPRDEHEEVLAALWAQALGVERVGIDDDYLELGGDSIRSLQVVAKARERGLAFAMETLFEQRSVRRLGAALRRGEMATAALPDVAPFALLSAADRERLPEGLEDAFPQARLQAGMLYHREAAPGSGVYHDVVQLHLRAPYDGEALKGALHSALERHPALRLTFDGRSFDEPLCLVHRRPVVDLEEVDLTGLDPEEGQQQAAAWAAEERRRGFDPERLPLLRFAVHRHGDGSFHFALSFHHAIIDGWSDASLLTELALTYRALLAGEAIEGEPLATTYRHFVALERRALADEATRDFWRSRLAGAEPFRLPPLSASDSTAQEDVQTAQAGEVLDLPVPLGGELCGRLQEVARDAAVPLKSVLLTAHLRVLAWLSGGDEAVTCLTSSGRPESADGQRVLGLFINSMPLRLRLGDGSWRDLVQRVFAAERETLPHRRFPYADTRKFFGGEPPSEASFYFTHYHVFRRLERFDELEVLGARVDEQTSFPLVANFHLDPDNAEVDFHLSCDRERIDGAAAERLAEAYRSVFETIAGQAEKPWRELSLLSAAERQELAGWSRGGSLASSGEKSFGNAWLEERLASWWQRQEDTPAVTWAGGVWSRARLAREVRARVELLRSAGVGAEAVVAVDLDRSPELLAWLLAVVTAGGAYLPLDGRQPRLRRRELVAVSGAGWLVASKECWEEGDPPGVMRLEPTAPEAADAAPGVEPVPVTVPTPSEALAYVIYTSGSSGRPKGVMVSRGALGEYLVRAADRYGEGGTWLVQTPVAYDLAVTGLWLPLLTGGRVVLAAEHPGAAVGALVAPGEAERFKLTPGQARLLGEFLEPEEVAGRRWDLVVGGEALSAPDVAWLSAGAAGSRVHNEYGPTEAVVGCTVASWDGPELAGLSGSLSIGIPMRGCRSEVVALGGDGERVPAGVPGELWMGGSGLARGYLGNPRSTAERFVPDPYGDVPGARAYRTGDRVRWRRQRDGRAELEYLGRLDDQLKVLGVRVEPGEVEAALVAEPEIAAAAVAGRGSGETVLYAWAVAAEGIEIAGEAGEELAAKVIDRLAERLPQALVPARIAFLPNLPLTAAGKVDRRALPEPGMDPAEDHRRPEGELEEALAELWSEVLEHPVVGRDARFTDLGGHSLTATRLVVRARRRFEVETLGLRDLYDHPTVAALAQRIEALRSIGAAAAVAPAAGDLDSEREVGEL; via the coding sequence ATGACCGTGACCTCGCCTCCGACCCTGGCCGGCTATCCGCTGTCGCCTCAGCAGAGCCGACTGTGGTCGCTGCCGGGGGGCCGTGATCGGCGAACGGTGCTGCGCCTCGAGGTCACAGGGATGGCCGACGGGGCGCGACTGCGCGGAGCGCTCGAGGAAGCGGTGCGGGCGCACGAGGTGCTGACCGCGGCCTTCCGCGAGCCACCGGAGCTCGGTGTGGCGGTGCAGGTTCCCGGCGAGCTGTCGCCGGAGGTCACGCTGCTCGCTCTCGGCGATGGCGGCGAGGAACCTACGTCGGCCGTCGAGCGCCTGTGGCGGCGAGAGCGGGAGGCCGGTCCTGGGCCGCTGCGGGCAGCTCTTGCGCCTCTCGGCGACGGCCGCTGGGCGGTGGTCGTGGGGATGGCGTCCCTCGGCGCCGATGCCGCTTCCGCCCGCGCCTTGGCCGCCTCGCTGGCGGCGGCGCTGGCGGGCGAACTCGAGCCGGGTATCCAGTATGCGCAGTACGCCGCCTGGCTGGAGGAGATGGCGGCCAGCGAGGAAGGACGACAGGCGGCGGCCCACTGGCAGGGCCTGACGCCCGCGCCGCCGCCGCGGCTGCCCCTCGCCGGCCGCGGGCCGCGCCCGGGAGGGCGCTTGCGAGTGACCGTGCCGCTCGCCGAGGCGGCCCTCGACGAGCTCGAGACGGTCGCTCGCCGGGCCGCCGGCAAGGGGGCCGAGGGGGCCATCTGGCCGGCCCTGTGGAGCGAGCTGCTGGTGCGCTTCGACGCCTCCCCGGCGGCCGGGCCGTGGAGCCTCCGAATGATCGCCGAGAGCCGGCGTTTCGCCGAGCTGGAGGGAATGCCGGGGCTGCTGGAGCGGGACCTGCCGGTGATCGCGGAACCGGCCGGTGGCGAGGCGGTCGCCGTAGCGGTCCGGCGGTGGCAGGAGCGGCTGGCCGAGGCGGAGGAGTGGGCCGACGGTTACGCGGCCGCCGGGCGCGATGCCGGCGGCATGCCGAACGGCCAGGCGGTCGGCTTCGAGCGGGTGGAGCTGGGCGACGCTTTCGAGGCCGGCGAGGCGACGGTGCGGGCGGCGGACGTCGAGTGCGAAGTGGCGCCTATTGCGCTGCGCCTGCGCCGGGTTGCCTCCGCCAGAGGCGGCTCCCTCGAGTTGGTCGCCGACGGCGAAGTGTGGGCCGAAGCGGCGGTCGAGGAGTTGGCCGCTGCGTTGGCGTCCCTCGGCCGACAGGCGCTCGACCGGCCGGAGGTACCGCTCGGCCAGCTCTCGGCGGTGGGCGAGGCGGCCGGCCGCCGGCTGCTCGCCTGGAGCCGGGGGGCCGACCCGGTGGAGTTCGTCCCGGTCCCTCGGCGGATCGCGGCACTAGCGGCCCGCCGGCCGGCGGCACCGGCGGTCGAAGATCCGGAACTGGGCACGCTCACTTATGAAGAGTTTAGGCGGCGAGCCGCCGCGGGTGCGCGCCTCCTCCGGCGCAAGGGAGTTCGCGACGAAGACATCGTCGCAGTGCTCGCTTCGCCGGGCGCACCCGCGGCGGTCGCAGTGTTCGCCGTCCTCGAAGCCAGGGCCGCTTGCCTGCCCCTCGATCCCGAACACCCGCCGGCACGGCTCGCCCATGCGGTTCGTGACGCCGGCTGCCGGCTGTTGGTGAGCGCGGCGGATCAGCCGGTGCCCGAGGTCCTCGCGGAACTCGAACGGGTCGACCTGGCCGATTCCGCCCTCGCCGAAACCGGTGACGGCAGCGAGACGGAAGGGGAAGAGGCCGGGTCTCCAGCACCCTGTGCGGAGTCCCTCGCGCTGGTGATCTACACCTCCGGCTCGACCGGTGAGCCGAAGGGGGTGATGGTGCCGCACGGCGCGCTCGATGCCTATCTCACCTGGGCGCGAACCACCTATGCCGCGGAACCTGGCCCGGTGCCGCTCCACGGCTCCCTCGCTTTCGATCTTGCGGTCACCAGTCTACTGACGCCGCTCCTCGCCGGGGGGACCCTGGTGCCGGTGCCGCCGCGGCCAGGAGCCGAGGGATTGGTCCGGCTACTCGCCGAGCGCGACGGCTTCCGGTTCCTGAAACTGACCCCGAGTCACCTGCGGCTATTGGCCGCGGCTCGTCCGCAGGGCGCCGGTGCGCCGGCGGAGGGTCTAGTGGTCGGCGGCGAGGCGCTCCACGGTGCCGATCTTGAAGGGTGGAGCGATCGGCCGGTGTGGAACGAGTACGGTCCGACGGAATGCACCGTAGGGTGCATCGCCGGACGCGCCGGCGACAGCCCCTGGCAGAGCGACGCGGTGCCGATCGGCGCTCCCATCGCCGGTGCCCGAGCGCACGTCCTCGACCGGGTCGGGTCACCGGTGCCTGCGGGAGCCGCCGGTGAGCTCTATGTCGGCGGTTCGGGGGTCACCCGCGGCTACCTCGGACGACCGGGGCAGACCGCCGTGCGCTTTCTCCCGGATCCATTCGCCGGTGAGCCGGGCGCCCGGCTCTACCGCACCGGCGATCGCGCCCGTTGGCTCCCAGACGGACAGCTCGAGTTCCTCGGCCGCGCCGACGACCAGATCAAGGTGCGCGGAGTCCGCATCGAGCCGGGGGAGGTCGAGGCCGCCCTGGCGACGCATTCAGGGGTCGTGGAGGCCGCGGCGGCGCTGCACGGTGACGGTAACGATAGCGGCGCCGATGTGCGGCTGGTCGCCTTCTACGTGCCGACGAGCCCGGAGTCTCCGGTCGCGGTGGGCGACCTGCGCGCCCACCTCGCTGCCTGGCTGCCGGAGCCGGCGCTACCGGCGGCCTTCGTACCCCTCGCGGCGCTGCCGCGCACCGCCGCCGGCAAGCTCGACCGCGCCGCCCTGCCCGAGGCGGGAGCGCAAGCCGGCGGTGACGGCGGCATGCCCCGAACCGTCGAGGAGGAGCTTCTGGCGGCGGCCTGGTGCCGCGCCCTCGGCATCGACCGGGTTGGCATCGACGACGATTTCTTCGCCCTCGGCGGCGACTCCATCCGAGCCATTCCGGCGGTGTCCCTGGCTCAAGAGCGGGGCATCGAACTCACCCTTCCGGACCTCTTCGAGCACCGCACCGTCCGCCGTCTGGCGGCCGCCCTGGCGGAGCGCCGCCCGGCGCCACCGGCGGCGCCGCCGGAACCCTTCTCGTGGCTTACGCCGGCCGATCGGGAGCGCTTGCCGGACGGGCTTGAAGATGCCTATCCGCTGTCGCGCCTGCAGGCGGGGATGATCTTTCATCTAGCGGCGCGTCCGGAGGCGGGTCGCTACCACGATGTCTTCTGCTACCAGCTACGGGTCGATTTCGACGCCCGGGCTCTCCACCGCGCCGTCGAACTGCTGGTCGCTCGCCACCCGGCGCTGCGCACTCGTTTCGACCTGACCGGTTTTTCCGAACCGCTCCAGCTCGTCGAGCGGCGGGGCGAGGCGGCCCTCGAGATCTTCGACCTGCGCCCGACTCCGGCGTCAGAACGGCCGGCTCTGGCCGCGGACTGGATCGAGCAGGAGCGGCGGCGCGGTTTCGACCCGACCCGACAGCCGCTGATCCGCCTCGCCGTGCACCGCTGGAACGACGACGAGATGCAGCTCTCCGTCAGCTTCCACCACGCCATCCTCGACGGCTGGAGCGACGCCACGCTGCTCTTGGAACTGGCCCTGGGCTACGGCCGGCTGCGGCAGGGGTTCGAGCCCCTGGAGACGGTACCCGCCAGCCGACATCGGGACTTCGTCGCCCTCGAGCGGCAAGCCCTGGAGGACGGCGAGCACGAGGCGTACTGGCGCCGAAGGCTGACCGGGTTGGCGTCGGCGGAATTGCCGGGCCGGGTGCGGCGCGAGGGAAAGGCCGGCGCCGAGGAGGCCGGCTCCTCGCTGTCGGCGCCGCGCTGGCTGACGGTACCGGTGGCGCCGGAATTGTCCGACGGCCTCGAGCGGACGGCGCGCCGAGCCGGCGTGCCGCTCAAGAGCGTGCTCCTCGCCGCCCACCTGCGCGCCCTCGCCGTCTTGACCGGCGAGCCCGATGTCGTCACCTGCATCACCGTCAACGGCCGGCCGGAGAGTGCCGATGGCGAGCGCGTTCTCGGGCTGTTTTTGAACAGCATGCCGCTGCGCCTGCGGCTCACCGGCGGGCGTTGGATCGACCTCGCCCGGCGCGCCTTCGAGATCGAGCGCACGGCGCTGCCCTTCCGGCGCTACCCGCTGAGCGAGATCCAGCGACTGACCGGCGGAGTGCGGCTGGCCGAGGCGAGCTTTTATTTCACCAACTACCACCTGATGTCGCGCCTCGACGAGCTGCCCGACCTCGAGGTTCTCGACATCGACTTCCACGAGGCGACCAGCTTCCCGCTAGTGGCGAACTTCCATGTCGATCCCTTCACCCATCGCGTGCGGGTCGAGCTGACCTTCGACCGCGAGCGTTTCGGCCGCGAGCAATCGAACGTCGCCGGCGAAATCTACCGGCAGGTGCTGGAAGCGGTCGCCGGCGAGCCCGAAGGGCGTCACGAGACCCTCTGGCCCCTCGGCGACGAGGAGCGGCGCCGGCTGGCCGCCTGGAGCGGTACCGAGGTCGAGGCGTCGCCCAGCGCGGAGATGGTGGCCGAGCGCTTCTTCGCCCACGCCGCGAAGGCGCCGGACGCGGCGGCGCTGATCTCCGCCGACGGTGAGACCTGGAGCTACCGCCGCCTGGCGCGGCGGGCTGGCGGTTACGCCCTGCGCCTCCAGGAGGCGGGCGCCGGCTGCGACCGGGTGGTGGCGATCGATCTGCCGCGCGGTCCGGAGGCGGTAGCGGCGATTCTCGGAACCTTGGCGGCGGGCGCCGCCTACTTGCCTCTCGACCGATCCCATCCCTCCCGCCGCCGAAGTGCCCTCGCCGCGGACGCCGGGGTGGTCGCGGTGATCGTCCCGGATGCCACCGCGCTCGGCCTAGGCCGTGACGAGATCGCGCCACCCACCGGCGCCGAGGTCGTCGCAAGCGCTTCGGTCGTGGGCGCCGAGGTGGAGCCCCGGAGCGTGCCGCCGGAAGCGCTGGCCTACGTGCTCTACACCTCCGGCAGCAGCGGCCGGCCGAAAGGAGTCGAGGTGTCGCGCGCCGCCCTCGCCACCTATCTCGATCGCGCCGGCGAGCACTACGGCTCCGGCGGCGAGGCCCTCAGCGCCGTCGCGGGGACCTCTCTCGCCTTCGATCTGACGGTCACGTCCGTCCTCCTGCCCCTGGTCACCGGCGGCTCGGTGCGTCTGGCGGCCGAGGGTGTCGGGATCGGCCCCCTCGCCGAAGCGGCCACAGCGGCCGGTGAGGGCGCCCTGCTCAAACTGACCCCGGCCCACGCCCGTCTGCTCGCCGAGGAGATCGATCCGGCGGCCGGTCCGGCGACGCTGATTCTCGGCGGTGAGGCGCTCGACGGCTCGGCGCTGGCGTCCTGGCGGCAGCGGGCGCCCGAAACGCGGGTGTTCAACGAGTACGGACCGACCGAGGCGACGGTCGGTTGCATTGTGCACAGCATCCGCGCCGCCGACCTGGGCGACGGCGCTGTGCCCATCGGTCGGCCGCTGCCGGGGGTGCGGGCGGTGGTCAGCGACGCCTTCGGCCACCCGGCGCCTCCCGGCGTGGCCGGCGAGCTCCGCCTGGGCGGGCAAGGCCTGGCGCGCGGCTACCGCGGCCGGCCGGCGCGCACCGCCGCCGCCTTTGTGCCCGATCCCGCCGCCACCGAGCCGGGCGCCCGAATGTACCGGACCGGCGACCGGGTTCGCTTCGCCGCCGACGGCGAGCTCGAATATCTCGGTCGCATCGACCGCCAGGTGAAGGTGGCGGGCGTCCGCATCGAGCCGGGGGAGGTCGAAGCGGCGCTGTGCCAGAGCCCGAAGGTCGCCGCGGCGGTGGTGGCGGGGCGCCCCGGCGCCGATGGCGAGATGCGCCTGATCGCTTGGGCGGTCCCGGCCGACGATGGCCTGCCGTCTCTCGAAGCGCTGCGCCGCCATCTCGCCGACAGGCTTCCGGAGGCGATGGTGCCGGCGGCCATCGTGCCGCTGGCCGAGTTGCCCCTCGACGACCGCGGCAAGATCGACCTGGCGGCGCTGCCGTCGCCGGAGTCGGCACGGCTGGGCGTGCGCACGCCCTATGTGGCGCCGCGGGACGAGCACGAAGAGGTGCTCGCGGCCCTCTGGGCTCAGGCGTTGGGCGTTGAGCGGGTGGGGATCGACGACGACTACCTGGAACTCGGCGGCGACTCGATTCGCAGTCTCCAGGTGGTGGCCAAGGCGCGCGAACGAGGCCTCGCCTTCGCAATGGAAACGCTCTTCGAGCAGCGCTCCGTTCGCCGCTTGGGGGCGGCCCTACGACGGGGCGAGATGGCGACCGCGGCGCTGCCCGATGTGGCCCCCTTCGCGCTGCTTTCGGCGGCCGATCGGGAGCGCTTGCCGGAGGGGCTCGAAGACGCCTTTCCCCAGGCTCGGCTGCAGGCCGGCATGCTCTACCACCGGGAAGCGGCGCCGGGCAGTGGCGTCTACCACGACGTGGTGCAGCTCCACCTGCGTGCTCCCTATGACGGCGAGGCCCTCAAGGGCGCCCTCCATTCGGCTTTGGAACGCCATCCGGCGCTGCGCCTCACCTTCGACGGTCGCTCCTTCGACGAGCCGCTCTGCCTGGTGCACCGCCGGCCGGTCGTCGACCTCGAGGAAGTCGACCTCACCGGGCTGGATCCGGAAGAGGGGCAGCAGCAGGCCGCCGCCTGGGCCGCCGAAGAGCGCCGCCGCGGCTTCGATCCCGAGCGGCTGCCGCTGTTGCGCTTCGCCGTCCATCGCCACGGCGACGGCAGCTTTCACTTCGCCCTCAGCTTCCATCACGCGATCATCGACGGCTGGAGCGACGCCAGTCTGCTCACCGAGCTGGCGCTGACCTACCGGGCGCTGCTCGCCGGCGAGGCGATCGAGGGCGAGCCGCTCGCCACCACCTATCGCCACTTTGTCGCTCTCGAGCGCCGGGCCCTGGCCGACGAGGCGACTCGCGACTTCTGGCGCAGCCGCCTCGCCGGCGCCGAGCCATTCCGGCTACCGCCGCTGAGCGCGTCCGACAGCACGGCGCAGGAAGACGTCCAGACGGCGCAGGCCGGCGAGGTTCTCGACCTGCCGGTGCCGCTCGGCGGCGAGCTGTGCGGTCGGCTCCAGGAAGTCGCCCGCGATGCCGCGGTGCCGCTCAAGAGCGTGCTGCTGACGGCGCACCTGCGGGTGCTCGCCTGGCTCAGTGGCGGCGACGAGGCGGTCACCTGCCTGACCTCCAGCGGCCGTCCGGAGAGCGCCGACGGTCAGCGGGTGCTCGGTCTCTTCATCAACAGCATGCCGCTGCGCCTTCGGTTGGGCGACGGGAGCTGGCGGGATCTGGTGCAGCGGGTCTTCGCCGCCGAGCGCGAGACGCTGCCGCACCGCCGCTTCCCCTATGCCGACACGCGAAAGTTCTTCGGCGGCGAACCTCCCTCCGAGGCGAGCTTCTACTTCACCCACTACCACGTCTTCCGCCGCCTCGAGCGGTTCGACGAGCTGGAGGTTCTGGGTGCGCGCGTCGACGAGCAGACCAGCTTCCCGCTGGTGGCGAACTTCCACCTCGACCCGGACAACGCCGAAGTCGACTTTCATCTCTCGTGCGATCGGGAGCGGATCGACGGTGCCGCCGCCGAGCGGCTAGCGGAGGCCTACCGCAGCGTGTTCGAGACCATCGCCGGCCAGGCCGAGAAGCCTTGGCGGGAGCTGTCCCTACTGTCCGCCGCCGAGCGGCAGGAGCTGGCCGGTTGGTCCCGGGGCGGCTCACTGGCGTCGTCCGGGGAGAAGTCGTTCGGGAATGCGTGGCTGGAGGAGCGCCTGGCTTCCTGGTGGCAACGGCAAGAGGATACGCCGGCGGTGACCTGGGCCGGGGGCGTTTGGAGCCGCGCCCGGTTGGCGCGGGAGGTGCGGGCGCGGGTGGAGCTTCTGCGTTCGGCCGGCGTCGGCGCGGAGGCGGTGGTGGCGGTGGACCTCGATCGTTCGCCAGAGCTGTTGGCGTGGCTGCTGGCGGTGGTCACCGCCGGCGGGGCCTACCTGCCGCTCGACGGCCGTCAGCCGCGGCTGCGCCGCAGGGAGCTGGTGGCGGTGTCCGGCGCCGGCTGGCTGGTGGCTTCGAAGGAGTGCTGGGAAGAGGGCGATCCGCCCGGCGTGATGCGCCTCGAGCCCACCGCGCCGGAAGCGGCGGACGCCGCGCCGGGAGTCGAACCGGTGCCGGTGACGGTACCGACGCCTTCGGAGGCTCTCGCCTACGTGATCTACACCTCGGGTTCGAGCGGTCGCCCGAAGGGAGTGATGGTCAGCCGCGGCGCCCTCGGCGAGTACCTGGTGCGGGCAGCCGATCGCTACGGGGAAGGCGGCACTTGGTTGGTGCAGACGCCGGTGGCCTACGACCTGGCGGTGACGGGGCTGTGGCTGCCGCTTCTGACCGGCGGTCGGGTGGTGTTGGCGGCGGAGCATCCCGGAGCCGCGGTGGGGGCTTTGGTGGCGCCGGGGGAGGCGGAGCGGTTCAAGCTGACGCCGGGCCAGGCGCGGCTTCTCGGGGAGTTTCTGGAGCCGGAGGAGGTCGCCGGGAGGCGCTGGGATCTGGTGGTCGGCGGCGAGGCGCTGTCGGCTCCCGACGTAGCCTGGCTTTCCGCCGGCGCCGCGGGCAGCCGGGTGCACAACGAGTACGGTCCCACCGAGGCGGTGGTGGGCTGCACCGTGGCGAGTTGGGACGGGCCGGAGCTGGCCGGGCTGTCCGGGTCCCTATCCATCGGGATTCCGATGCGCGGCTGCCGGTCGGAGGTGGTGGCTCTCGGCGGGGACGGCGAGCGGGTGCCGGCGGGAGTGCCCGGGGAGCTGTGGATGGGCGGCTCGGGGTTGGCCCGAGGCTATCTGGGCAACCCGCGATCGACCGCAGAGCGCTTCGTGCCGGACCCCTATGGCGACGTCCCGGGGGCGCGGGCCTACCGGACCGGCGACCGGGTTCGATGGCGGCGGCAGAGGGACGGTCGAGCGGAACTCGAGTACCTGGGCCGACTCGACGATCAGCTCAAGGTGCTCGGCGTGCGGGTGGAACCGGGAGAGGTGGAAGCGGCGCTGGTGGCCGAGCCGGAGATCGCCGCCGCGGCGGTGGCCGGGCGGGGCTCCGGGGAGACTGTGCTCTACGCCTGGGCGGTGGCCGCCGAGGGCATCGAAATCGCCGGCGAGGCCGGCGAAGAGCTCGCTGCCAAGGTGATCGATCGCCTCGCCGAGCGCTTGCCCCAGGCCTTGGTTCCCGCCCGCATCGCGTTCCTTCCGAACCTTCCCCTCACCGCCGCCGGCAAGGTTGACCGCCGGGCGCTGCCGGAGCCTGGGATGGACCCGGCGGAGGATCACCGGAGGCCCGAGGGCGAGCTGGAGGAGGCGTTGGCCGAACTCTGGAGCGAGGTGCTGGAGCACCCCGTCGTCGGGCGCGATGCCCGATTCACCGACCTCGGCGGTCACTCCCTGACCGCCACCCGGCTGGTGGTGCGGGCGCGTCGTCGATTCGAGGTCGAGACCCTCGGTCTGCGGGATCTCTACGATCACCCAACGGTGGCCGCCCTGGCGCAGCGGATCGAGGCGCTGCGGTCGATCGGCGCCGCCGCGGCGGTGGCGCCGGCCGCGGGAGATCTCGACAGCGAGCGGGAGGTGGGGGAGCTTTGA
- a CDS encoding TauD/TfdA family dioxygenase, which translates to MTQKPSLAGLGSIRPRTVTVDSELTVRRSTLPGLAELPLLIEPERTGGDFAAWARGQRATFDRELATAGGILFRGFHIDGPEGFQRAVEALGGEALEYKERSSPRSEVSGRVYTSTDYPPDQPIFLHNENSYAHRWPARIFFFCDIEPDEGGATPLADVRRVYDRIPEEMRRRFEERGILYRRNFSDLVGLSWQTVFQTDSREEAEGYATAAGYRIEWLAGDRLRTERRAPAVVRHPGTDEPIWFNHGTFFHLSTLPDAVREGLEALFPREELPNHTYYGDGSEIEAETMAALRQAYRDETISFPWRRGDLLMLDNMLVAHGREPFRGERRILTAMTEPIEAAELPETAP; encoded by the coding sequence ATGACTCAGAAGCCGAGCCTCGCCGGCCTGGGAAGCATTCGCCCCCGGACGGTCACCGTCGACTCCGAACTCACCGTCCGCCGCTCCACTCTTCCGGGTTTGGCCGAGTTGCCGCTATTGATCGAGCCAGAAAGAACCGGCGGCGATTTCGCGGCCTGGGCCCGCGGCCAACGGGCAACCTTCGACCGCGAGCTCGCCACCGCCGGCGGCATCCTCTTTCGCGGCTTCCATATCGACGGGCCGGAGGGGTTCCAGCGTGCCGTTGAGGCGCTGGGCGGCGAAGCCCTCGAGTACAAGGAGCGGTCCTCGCCGCGGAGCGAGGTATCCGGGCGGGTCTACACCTCCACCGACTACCCGCCGGATCAACCGATTTTTCTCCACAACGAGAATTCCTACGCGCACCGCTGGCCGGCGCGGATTTTCTTTTTCTGTGACATCGAGCCCGATGAGGGAGGCGCCACCCCGCTCGCCGACGTGCGCCGGGTGTACGACCGGATCCCCGAGGAAATGCGTCGCCGCTTCGAGGAGCGCGGCATCCTCTACCGGCGAAACTTCAGTGACCTGGTCGGTCTGTCCTGGCAGACCGTCTTTCAAACCGATTCCCGCGAAGAGGCCGAGGGCTATGCCACCGCCGCCGGCTACCGGATCGAGTGGCTCGCCGGCGACCGCCTGCGCACCGAGCGGCGGGCGCCGGCGGTGGTGCGGCATCCGGGCACAGACGAGCCGATCTGGTTCAACCACGGCACGTTCTTCCACCTCTCGACGCTGCCGGACGCCGTGCGCGAAGGGTTGGAAGCGCTGTTCCCGCGCGAGGAGCTGCCCAACCACACCTACTACGGCGATGGCAGTGAGATCGAAGCCGAGACGATGGCTGCTCTACGCCAGGCATACCGCGACGAGACCATCTCGTTCCCCTGGCGCCGCGGCGACCTGCTGATGCTCGACAACATGCTCGTCGCCCACGGCCGCGAGCCGTTTCGCGGAGAGCGCCGGATTCTGACCGCGATGACCGAGCCGATCGAGGCCGCGGAGCTGCCGGAGACGGCGCCATGA